The Marinobacter subterrani genome has a segment encoding these proteins:
- a CDS encoding PEP-CTERM sorting domain-containing protein, whose protein sequence is MLSATALAGIVPPPVSVPEPGILGLFAASVAALYVVRKFRK, encoded by the coding sequence ATGCTCTCTGCAACTGCTCTCGCCGGTATCGTACCACCTCCGGTTTCGGTTCCGGAACCCGGCATTCTGGGATTATTTGCAGCGAGTGTGGCAGCACTCTATGTCGTCAGGAAGTTTCGTAAGTAG
- a CDS encoding sterol desaturase family protein, producing the protein MAAYQILYLISIPLVVAAEYRFTRNELVRDRYDRWFNNLSLGFINEALLLASPVWISLFLLPASPSPRLNPLLAALIAFLVLDLVSYWLHRAYHHFSALWRLHRVHHCDLELDYSTTFRHHPGEVLVSLLVIYLLMATLALAPSQVIPYVIAVKAAQLLAHSNIRLNTRAESLINLFFVTPGTHQYHHSRQQPETDSNFGEVLTVWDRLFGTYTCPLCSPTPSGFGLNEFSEASDQQLGALLAMPVRPFRKKGTGSRHG; encoded by the coding sequence ATGGCCGCTTATCAGATTCTGTACCTGATCAGTATTCCGCTGGTTGTTGCAGCGGAATATCGCTTCACCCGAAACGAGCTTGTCCGCGATCGTTACGATCGCTGGTTTAACAACCTGAGCCTGGGCTTTATCAACGAGGCCCTTCTTCTTGCCTCTCCGGTATGGATTTCCCTGTTTCTGCTACCAGCGTCACCTTCTCCCCGCCTAAACCCATTGCTGGCGGCCCTGATTGCTTTCCTGGTTCTGGATTTGGTCAGCTACTGGCTCCACCGCGCATACCACCACTTCAGCGCGCTCTGGCGACTGCATCGCGTGCACCACTGTGACCTTGAACTGGATTATTCAACGACCTTTCGTCACCACCCAGGGGAAGTCCTTGTCAGTTTGCTCGTTATCTATCTGCTGATGGCAACACTGGCCCTGGCACCCAGTCAGGTCATCCCCTATGTGATTGCAGTCAAGGCCGCTCAGCTTCTGGCCCACTCGAATATCCGCCTGAACACCCGTGCAGAGTCCCTGATCAACCTCTTTTTCGTGACACCGGGCACGCATCAGTATCACCACTCAAGACAACAACCCGAGACCGATTCCAACTTCGGGGAGGTTTTGACTGTCTGGGACCGGCTGTTTGGCACCTATACCTGCCCTCTTTGCTCCCCGACGCCTTCAGGTTTTGGCCTGAACGAGTTTTCAGAGGCCAGCGACCAGCAACTTGGCGCGCTACTGGCAATGCCCGTAAGGCCCTTCAGGAAAAAAGGAACCGGTAGCAGGCATGGGTAG
- a CDS encoding glutathione S-transferase family protein: MITVHHLNNSRSQRILWMLEELGVPYEIKRYERDPKTMLAPESLKKVHPLGKSPVITDGDLVVAESGAIIEYLAHTYGKDTMLPEDGGQAWLDYTYWLHYAEGSLMPPLVMRLVFEKIKTSPMPFFIKPVAKGISDKTNETFIGPMIKTHLDFVEDHLAKNTWFLGDNLSAADIQMSFPLEASVARGIVGRNRPHITAWVERVHARPAYRQALEKGGKYDFA; the protein is encoded by the coding sequence ATGATTACAGTTCACCACCTCAACAATTCCCGCTCACAACGCATTCTCTGGATGCTGGAAGAGCTCGGCGTGCCCTATGAGATCAAACGCTACGAGCGTGACCCGAAAACCATGCTGGCACCGGAGAGCCTGAAGAAGGTTCACCCGCTGGGCAAATCCCCGGTGATTACCGACGGTGATCTGGTGGTCGCGGAATCCGGTGCCATTATCGAATACCTTGCCCACACCTACGGCAAAGACACCATGCTGCCGGAGGATGGCGGCCAGGCGTGGCTCGATTACACCTACTGGTTGCATTACGCCGAAGGGTCCCTGATGCCGCCGCTGGTGATGCGCCTGGTGTTCGAGAAAATAAAAACCAGCCCCATGCCGTTCTTCATCAAGCCAGTGGCCAAAGGCATTTCCGACAAAACCAATGAGACCTTCATCGGACCGATGATCAAGACCCACCTCGATTTTGTCGAAGACCATCTGGCAAAAAACACCTGGTTTCTGGGAGACAACCTAAGCGCGGCGGACATCCAGATGAGCTTCCCGCTGGAAGCCTCCGTAGCCCGCGGCATCGTCGGCAGGAACCGGCCCCATATCACCGCCTGGGTGGAACGGGTGCATGCGAGGCCGGCCTACCGGCAGGCACTGGAAAAGGGCGGAAAATACGATTTTGCCTGA
- a CDS encoding methyl-accepting chemotaxis protein codes for MNAVASEGRLWQPWACRVSSVLVLALFALVVVVPAFALIGFGLAFLITGLAWWLGRDRSASAETQTDSGAGQGVLDISRDQPVGSGQAGRIAREHNELLVSMRSALSDLRHHAVQVAVQSARLRKLTGEAQQSASKQEEVSELIAQSSGEGATALEDITQRTGSVSELNSRNLDGVRQSNQALSQVAEQIRQVNDQLLTFRETVAGLSESAGKIGKILEMVQGFSDQTNLLALNAAIEAARAGEAGRGFAVVADEVRQLAQKIASATGDVNQIISDMDSRVVRTEKDTAQLLEHTDQARKDVTSTASQFGDMLQYIEQAHEELLSITSSVEEVSITNRQVHEHGNQIHQLGRELAREIAESDAYSEQLRKATEASMALLARYRIGRGAFEEILEERQALAAEFENRLNELAQQGVDIFDRRYEPVPNTWPQKYRTRFVDRFKQALQDLTDRSKERFDGTIYSLLLDANGYIPVHHKATSQPITGDREKDLLFSRDQRLYNSNETEQRRASHTERFLLQTYIRDTGEILNDLSIPVYVNGKHWGAVVMGFNPDLLLTGNR; via the coding sequence ATGAATGCAGTCGCTTCAGAAGGTCGTCTATGGCAACCCTGGGCATGCCGCGTCAGCAGCGTTTTGGTTCTGGCCCTGTTTGCACTGGTTGTGGTGGTGCCGGCTTTTGCCCTGATCGGGTTTGGGCTGGCTTTTCTGATAACGGGATTGGCCTGGTGGCTGGGCCGTGATCGGTCGGCCAGTGCCGAAACGCAGACGGACTCCGGCGCGGGCCAGGGGGTGCTCGATATATCCAGGGACCAGCCAGTCGGCTCCGGCCAGGCAGGGCGGATTGCCAGAGAGCACAATGAGCTGTTGGTCAGCATGCGGAGCGCGCTGTCAGATCTGCGCCATCATGCGGTGCAGGTGGCGGTGCAGTCCGCGCGGCTGCGCAAGCTCACCGGCGAGGCACAGCAGAGCGCCAGCAAGCAGGAAGAAGTCTCGGAGCTGATTGCCCAGTCCAGTGGCGAGGGTGCCACCGCCCTGGAGGACATTACCCAGCGAACCGGATCGGTTTCGGAGCTCAATTCCCGGAATCTTGACGGCGTGCGGCAGTCCAATCAGGCGCTTTCTCAGGTGGCGGAACAAATCCGGCAGGTTAATGACCAGTTGCTGACCTTCCGCGAGACGGTGGCAGGCCTCAGCGAGAGCGCGGGTAAAATCGGCAAGATTCTGGAGATGGTGCAGGGGTTCTCAGACCAGACCAATCTGTTGGCGTTGAATGCCGCCATCGAGGCGGCCCGCGCGGGCGAGGCCGGTCGTGGCTTTGCTGTGGTGGCCGATGAAGTGCGCCAACTCGCCCAGAAGATTGCGTCGGCCACGGGTGACGTGAATCAGATCATCAGCGATATGGATTCCCGGGTTGTTCGCACCGAAAAGGACACCGCACAGTTGCTGGAGCACACCGATCAGGCCCGCAAGGACGTCACCTCGACAGCATCCCAGTTTGGCGACATGCTGCAGTACATCGAGCAGGCGCACGAAGAGCTGCTCTCGATTACCTCCTCAGTGGAGGAGGTCAGTATTACCAATCGTCAGGTGCACGAGCACGGCAACCAGATTCATCAACTTGGCCGTGAACTGGCGAGGGAAATCGCCGAATCGGACGCCTACTCCGAGCAACTGCGCAAGGCTACCGAGGCCTCAATGGCGTTGTTGGCCCGCTACCGAATCGGGCGAGGCGCGTTCGAGGAAATTCTGGAAGAGCGTCAGGCGCTGGCGGCAGAATTCGAGAACAGGCTCAATGAGCTGGCCCAGCAAGGCGTTGACATCTTTGACCGCCGTTATGAACCGGTGCCGAATACCTGGCCACAAAAGTACCGGACCCGATTCGTCGATCGTTTCAAACAGGCGCTCCAGGATTTGACCGACCGCAGTAAAGAGCGCTTTGACGGTACGATTTACAGCCTGTTGTTGGACGCCAATGGTTACATTCCGGTTCACCACAAAGCAACGTCGCAGCCAATCACCGGTGATCGTGAAAAAGACCTTCTCTTCAGCCGTGATCAGCGGCTCTATAACAGCAACGAAACGGAACAACGGCGAGCCAGCCACACCGAACGGTTCCTGCTGCAGACCTATATCCGCGATACGGGAGAAATTCTGAATGATCTCTCGATTCCCGTGTATGTGAACGGCAAGCACTGGGGCGCGGTGGTCATGGGCTTTAATCCGGATCTTCTACTGACGGGTAACAGGTAG
- a CDS encoding iron-containing alcohol dehydrogenase produces the protein MSGAFNLVTPTEIVFGRGQIAQLNRRAANLGGRVLVVHGSNPARLAGVFESLTAVDIVQTLSVGKEPDLETLIAAIAQGKSLGVDLVLGIGGGSVMDSAKVLAAMLPGQTELMAHLEVVGDGLPLAARRLPLILVPTTSGTGAEVTRNAVIDIPEARRKVSLRDNQLLPDLALVDPSLTDNCPRHVSLHSGLDAITQVIEPYLSSRANLFTDMLCKEAIPKGLLALKQLMESESRQARDALAQVSLFGGLALANSGLGVVHGIAGPLGGLCGAPHGAICGALLPAGIAANRDSVVDAGQKARIEQVIGWIAEVFEASPDQALPRFREWIARNGLPGLASIGVTEDHIMSASQAAASSSSVKANPVELSTEAIESIMRQSL, from the coding sequence ATGTCAGGTGCTTTCAATTTGGTCACCCCCACCGAGATTGTATTCGGGCGGGGTCAGATAGCCCAACTTAACAGACGGGCCGCAAACCTTGGTGGCCGGGTTCTGGTTGTGCACGGCAGCAATCCCGCAAGGCTCGCTGGGGTATTCGAGTCGCTTACGGCAGTCGATATCGTGCAGACACTGTCGGTTGGAAAGGAGCCGGACCTGGAGACATTGATTGCCGCTATTGCTCAGGGCAAATCACTGGGTGTCGACCTGGTCCTTGGCATTGGCGGCGGCTCTGTGATGGATTCAGCCAAGGTACTTGCGGCCATGCTGCCAGGGCAGACCGAGTTGATGGCGCATCTGGAGGTGGTCGGCGACGGCCTGCCATTAGCCGCCAGGCGACTGCCTCTGATCCTGGTTCCCACCACGTCGGGAACCGGGGCCGAAGTTACCCGGAACGCTGTGATCGATATTCCGGAAGCCCGTCGCAAGGTAAGCCTGAGGGATAACCAGTTACTGCCTGACCTTGCTCTGGTGGACCCGTCACTTACTGACAACTGCCCCAGGCACGTCAGCCTGCATTCCGGGCTGGATGCGATCACCCAGGTCATCGAGCCCTACCTTTCGTCGCGCGCAAACCTGTTCACGGACATGTTATGTAAAGAGGCGATTCCCAAGGGGCTTCTGGCCCTGAAGCAGTTGATGGAGAGTGAAAGCAGGCAGGCACGTGACGCCCTGGCCCAGGTAAGCCTGTTTGGCGGGCTTGCGCTGGCCAACTCGGGGCTGGGTGTCGTGCATGGCATCGCCGGGCCGCTGGGCGGTTTATGTGGCGCGCCCCATGGCGCCATTTGCGGCGCCCTGTTGCCGGCCGGAATTGCGGCAAACCGGGATAGCGTGGTTGACGCTGGCCAGAAGGCCCGTATTGAGCAGGTGATTGGCTGGATTGCTGAGGTATTTGAGGCGTCCCCGGACCAGGCGTTGCCACGCTTTCGCGAGTGGATTGCCCGGAACGGTTTGCCCGGGCTTGCGTCGATTGGTGTGACCGAAGATCACATTATGTCTGCCTCGCAGGCGGCAGCCAGCTCCTCCTCCGTGAAGGCCAATCCGGTTGAGTTATCAACCGAAGCCATAGAAAGCATCATGCGACAGTCGCTTTGA
- a CDS encoding MBL fold metallo-hydrolase, which yields MTIDRERLAALAAEPHFYQGKYRNLEPVPRHGLGDFLRWQLAPRRRFPPGKRYTLLRPDGHLLAHPPLVPQLVWLGHASFLFQYRGLNVLTDPVLSDRASPFRLVGPKRFTPPALTVEEMPPIHLVLISHNHYDHLDEATVRRLHQRFGDNLRFCIPMGMRRWFEKRGIHNLVELDWWQSAPLAGDTEVFCLPAQHFSGRTPTDTNTALWCSWLLEIEGFRFYFGGDTGYGQVFQTIGELFAPIDLALLPIGAYDPRWFMSPVHVAPEEAARIHQDIGARQSVAMHWGTFVLTDEPMDEPPRRLRLALEKQGISESDFRVMQHGEVWSPQ from the coding sequence ATGACCATAGACCGTGAACGCCTTGCCGCCCTTGCGGCAGAACCTCATTTTTACCAGGGCAAGTATCGCAATCTGGAGCCGGTGCCCCGCCATGGCCTGGGGGATTTCCTTCGCTGGCAACTGGCTCCCCGCCGGCGTTTTCCGCCGGGTAAACGCTACACACTTCTGCGCCCGGATGGCCACTTGCTGGCGCACCCGCCATTAGTGCCGCAACTGGTCTGGCTCGGGCATGCGTCGTTCCTGTTCCAGTACCGCGGCCTGAACGTACTGACTGACCCGGTGTTGTCGGACCGAGCCAGCCCCTTCCGGTTGGTCGGGCCGAAGCGGTTTACGCCACCAGCCCTGACGGTCGAGGAAATGCCGCCTATCCACCTCGTACTGATATCCCACAATCACTACGACCATCTCGACGAAGCAACGGTGCGCCGGTTGCACCAACGTTTCGGGGACAACCTGCGCTTCTGTATTCCCATGGGCATGCGACGCTGGTTCGAAAAGCGCGGTATCCATAACCTGGTGGAACTGGACTGGTGGCAATCCGCGCCCCTGGCGGGCGATACCGAAGTGTTCTGCCTGCCAGCGCAGCACTTCAGCGGACGAACCCCTACCGACACCAACACCGCGCTCTGGTGCAGTTGGCTGCTGGAGATAGAGGGATTTCGGTTCTATTTCGGTGGGGACACAGGTTATGGGCAGGTTTTTCAAACGATTGGCGAGCTGTTCGCGCCTATTGATCTGGCGCTGCTACCCATCGGCGCCTACGACCCGCGCTGGTTCATGTCGCCGGTACACGTAGCACCGGAAGAGGCCGCCAGGATTCACCAGGATATTGGCGCCCGCCAGTCAGTCGCCATGCACTGGGGCACCTTCGTGCTCACCGATGAGCCCATGGACGAGCCTCCCCGGCGCCTGCGGCTGGCGCTGGAGAAACAGGGCATCAGTGAGTCGGATTTCCGGGTGATGCAACACGGGGAGGTGTGGTCGCCGCAATAA
- a CDS encoding J domain-containing protein, protein MPLTLLVIFLSVVAWVWVRNQPASQRKAAILKLVLSAGVTMVALLAVTGRLHFVFALLVLLFPLLRRVLPALLMGGASGLGKGDATASSGNQSHVSSDILKMSLDHDSGTMSGEILKGPMAGRALADLSESEFIELLRYCREQDEDSARLLETYLDRRFGDSWRADDQADTDTGNAGDRGSSAGAGGPLTESEALDILGLAPGASREDIIQAHRRMMQKLHPDRGGSNYLAARINEAKECLLGS, encoded by the coding sequence GTGCCATTAACGCTTTTGGTTATCTTCCTGTCGGTTGTCGCGTGGGTCTGGGTGCGTAACCAGCCGGCCAGCCAGCGCAAGGCCGCCATACTCAAACTGGTATTGAGCGCTGGCGTGACAATGGTGGCCCTGCTGGCCGTTACCGGCCGTCTGCACTTTGTGTTCGCCTTGTTAGTGCTGCTGTTCCCACTGCTGCGCCGGGTATTGCCGGCTCTGCTGATGGGCGGCGCGTCGGGGCTGGGCAAAGGCGACGCGACAGCCTCATCGGGCAACCAGTCCCACGTCTCCAGCGACATTCTCAAGATGAGCCTGGACCATGACTCCGGAACCATGAGTGGTGAGATCCTGAAGGGCCCCATGGCCGGCCGGGCACTGGCAGATCTGAGCGAGAGCGAATTTATCGAGCTGCTGCGGTATTGTCGGGAGCAGGATGAGGACTCTGCCAGGCTGCTGGAAACTTACCTTGATCGTCGTTTCGGGGATTCCTGGCGTGCTGATGACCAGGCTGACACGGACACTGGAAACGCCGGCGACCGTGGCAGTTCTGCGGGCGCCGGCGGCCCTCTGACCGAAAGCGAAGCCCTGGATATCCTCGGATTGGCGCCCGGTGCCAGCCGGGAAGATATTATCCAGGCCCACCGACGGATGATGCAGAAACTTCATCCTGATCGTGGTGGCAGCAACTACCTGGCGGCGCGTATCAATGAGGCCAAAGAATGTCTGCTGGGGTCTTAG
- a CDS encoding aldo/keto reductase produces the protein MDKRTFGNTDIQVTPVGLGTWAIGGWMWGGTDEARSIDTIHRAIDKGIGLIDTAPVYGFGRSEEIVGKALANGRRDKVALATKVALNWSDDHDKVWRDSTASRIEREIEDSLKRLQTDRIDIYQVHWPDPKTPMEETARALEKLYQAGKIRAIGVSNFTPSQMDELQKSVPLHSLQPPYNLFERDIEQEILPYCRENGIATITYGGLCRGLLTGKMREDTQFTGDDLRKNDPKFQGDRYRQYLNAVAELDAFAKERYQKNVLALALRWLVDQPGVTTALWGARRPEQLDPVDDIEGWSLDKEAMAAIDDILDRYIDDPVGPEFMAPPTR, from the coding sequence ATGGATAAGCGAACATTCGGAAACACGGACATTCAGGTAACCCCTGTCGGGCTCGGCACCTGGGCCATTGGTGGCTGGATGTGGGGCGGAACGGACGAAGCCCGGTCCATCGATACCATCCACAGGGCTATCGACAAAGGCATTGGTCTGATCGATACGGCGCCGGTGTATGGCTTCGGGCGCTCCGAGGAGATTGTGGGCAAAGCCCTTGCCAATGGCCGGCGGGATAAGGTTGCCCTGGCCACCAAGGTGGCTCTTAACTGGAGCGACGATCACGACAAAGTCTGGCGGGATTCCACTGCCTCGCGCATAGAGCGTGAGATCGAGGATTCCCTGAAACGCCTTCAGACGGACAGGATCGACATTTACCAGGTTCATTGGCCGGATCCGAAGACGCCCATGGAAGAAACTGCCCGGGCGCTGGAAAAGCTCTATCAGGCCGGGAAAATCCGGGCCATTGGTGTGAGCAACTTTACACCCTCACAAATGGACGAGTTGCAGAAGAGTGTGCCGCTGCACAGCTTGCAGCCCCCGTATAACCTGTTCGAACGGGATATCGAGCAGGAAATCCTTCCGTACTGCCGGGAAAACGGCATTGCCACCATTACCTATGGTGGGCTTTGCCGCGGCCTGCTGACCGGCAAGATGCGGGAAGATACGCAGTTCACCGGTGACGATCTGCGCAAGAACGATCCGAAGTTCCAGGGTGATCGTTATCGCCAATACCTGAATGCGGTGGCTGAGCTGGATGCATTTGCCAAAGAGCGCTATCAGAAAAATGTACTGGCGCTGGCGCTTCGTTGGCTGGTGGATCAGCCCGGTGTTACCACCGCGCTCTGGGGTGCGAGAAGGCCGGAACAGCTGGATCCAGTGGATGACATCGAAGGCTGGTCGCTCGATAAGGAGGCAATGGCCGCCATTGATGACATCCTGGACAGGTACATTGACGATCCCGTCGGGCCCGAGTTTATGGCGCCTCCGACTCGGTAA
- a CDS encoding substrate-binding periplasmic protein has translation MFRTNRHARVGARFQPQESHALRSTRSALDNQKGVRTFVLLQTFIFRLDILKQHGHRPLRYDGWRVSGIKGLRMVWNYRFSGTILAGMLLISGLSSAHAWGEPITVVTEHSPPGEYFDENGRVTGPTAELVRELMHRAGVPGDITLLPWARGFMLARRGPNIALFETTRSEIREHQFKWVGPIKRITGGLFVRRQDDISIETLDDARALDGICAYRGSSGGQSLEARGFTNLEQPTLSEQCLEMLMHGRVDAWMTSDIARLPIFAETGYSEDEVRLAYATSTKYLYIAMSLDTPDATVNLWQATLDQMKLDGTLAQYYRGIYPDEMIEALSQPGHPDIPWLD, from the coding sequence ATGTTTCGTACTAATAGACATGCGAGGGTGGGCGCGAGATTTCAACCCCAGGAGTCTCATGCGCTGCGTTCAACGCGTTCGGCATTGGATAACCAAAAAGGCGTTCGCACTTTCGTTCTGTTACAGACATTTATTTTCCGGCTCGATATTCTGAAGCAGCATGGGCACAGGCCGTTACGATACGATGGCTGGCGGGTTTCCGGGATAAAGGGTTTGCGAATGGTTTGGAACTACCGTTTCAGTGGAACGATTCTCGCGGGAATGCTGCTAATCAGCGGGCTTTCCAGCGCCCATGCCTGGGGCGAACCGATCACTGTCGTGACCGAGCACTCGCCTCCCGGTGAATACTTCGATGAAAATGGCCGTGTAACCGGCCCTACCGCCGAACTTGTCCGTGAATTGATGCACCGTGCCGGCGTGCCGGGTGACATTACTCTGCTTCCATGGGCCCGGGGCTTTATGCTGGCCCGGAGAGGACCCAATATTGCATTGTTTGAAACCACGCGATCAGAAATACGGGAACACCAGTTCAAGTGGGTTGGTCCAATCAAACGCATCACTGGCGGTCTTTTTGTCCGTCGCCAGGATGATATTTCAATAGAGACATTGGACGACGCGCGCGCCCTTGATGGCATCTGCGCTTATCGCGGCAGTTCCGGCGGACAATCACTGGAAGCTCGGGGCTTTACTAATCTGGAGCAACCCACCCTGTCGGAGCAGTGTCTGGAAATGCTGATGCACGGTCGTGTCGATGCCTGGATGACCAGCGACATTGCCCGTTTGCCGATATTTGCCGAAACGGGTTATTCAGAGGACGAAGTCAGACTGGCCTATGCCACCTCGACGAAATATCTGTACATTGCGATGTCCCTGGATACGCCGGATGCGACTGTCAATCTTTGGCAAGCAACCCTTGACCAGATGAAACTGGATGGCACGCTTGCACAGTATTACCGGGGCATCTACCCCGATGAAATGATCGAAGCACTCAGCCAGCCGGGACATCCCGATATTCCCTGGCTGGACTAG
- the glsB gene encoding glutaminase B — MQEWLEGIRHQASTRLGQGKVASYIPALSKQDANRFGIAICTNDGRVYAAGDAREPFSVQSISKVFLLTLSLRVFGNTLWERVGLNPSGMPFNSLIQLEAECGKPRNPFINAGAIVVADSLVSAFATPVQVIQDTARRLSGNSSILIDRDVLASEWKHRSRNAAMAYLTKAFGNINNEVDDVLHTYFACCSLSMNCVDLAVALNYLAADGYSRQAGEQFVEAELARRINSLLFTSGMYDAAGEFAYRVGLPAKSGVGGGIVAIVPGQFSVCAWSPALDDNGNSVVAQYALELLSESLAVSSACA; from the coding sequence GTGCAGGAGTGGCTGGAAGGAATCCGCCACCAGGCAAGTACACGGCTCGGCCAGGGGAAGGTTGCAAGCTATATTCCGGCGCTGTCAAAACAGGACGCGAACCGGTTTGGTATCGCGATCTGTACCAACGACGGTCGCGTTTACGCCGCTGGCGATGCCCGGGAGCCGTTCTCGGTGCAGAGTATATCGAAGGTATTCCTGCTGACCCTGTCGCTGCGAGTCTTCGGTAACACACTTTGGGAGAGGGTCGGGCTCAACCCTTCCGGCATGCCGTTCAACTCCCTGATACAGCTTGAGGCGGAATGCGGCAAACCGCGCAACCCATTCATCAATGCTGGAGCTATTGTTGTCGCCGACTCTTTGGTCAGCGCTTTCGCGACGCCGGTACAGGTCATCCAGGACACAGCGAGGCGTCTGTCTGGCAATTCGTCCATACTGATCGACCGTGACGTCTTGGCCTCGGAATGGAAACACCGTTCGCGGAACGCCGCGATGGCTTATTTAACGAAGGCATTCGGCAACATTAATAACGAAGTTGACGATGTGCTCCACACCTATTTCGCTTGCTGCTCGTTAAGCATGAACTGTGTCGATCTGGCGGTGGCACTGAATTACCTGGCAGCAGATGGCTATTCCCGCCAGGCGGGCGAGCAGTTCGTGGAAGCGGAGTTGGCACGCAGGATCAACTCGCTGCTGTTCACCTCCGGCATGTATGACGCTGCCGGCGAGTTTGCCTACCGTGTTGGCCTGCCGGCCAAGAGTGGTGTCGGTGGTGGCATTGTGGCGATAGTGCCGGGCCAGTTCTCCGTCTGCGCCTGGTCGCCAGCGCTCGACGATAACGGCAATTCGGTGGTGGCCCAGTATGCATTGGAGCTGCTGTCGGAAAGCCTCGCTGTATCCTCAGCGTGCGCATGA
- a CDS encoding alanine/glycine:cation symporter family protein has protein sequence MLELLNDFLWGKLLIAMLIAVGIGFTVASRFVQFRYFGRMFRIFGAGQAFSRDKHGHLSSFQALLLSVAGRVGGGNIAGVAVAITLGGPGAIFWMWVVGLMGMATSFLECTLAQAYKTAEPDGTYRGGPAYYISRGLGRNWKWLAVVYSFLLLVTFGFGFTALQSYSVATSFEDAFGVPVIYTGIAMAIAVGVIIFGGVKRIARTAEVLVPVMAFGYLAIAVVVLAMNLEQVPTMLALIVKSAFGLEPAVGGGIGAAILMGVKRGLFSNEAGLGSAPNVAAVAYVPHPVNQGGVQALSVFIDTLVLCTCTALIILLGTAYDPTLGTDVGGVALTQASLATHVGEWGREFVSIALMLFGFSTIIYNYYLGENSLNFFSEGNHMLFNAFRVAVIVLCGWGATTDLSTVFGFADVTMGLLALANLLALIMLMRPGLRILRDFDDQVEAGIPRPVFDAANFVDLNIDATAWEIEPEDRQGTGRFVAESAAATR, from the coding sequence ATGCTGGAACTACTCAACGACTTTCTTTGGGGCAAGCTCCTGATCGCAATGCTGATCGCGGTCGGTATTGGTTTTACCGTCGCATCACGCTTTGTACAGTTCCGTTACTTCGGCCGAATGTTCCGTATTTTTGGTGCGGGCCAGGCGTTCAGCCGTGACAAGCACGGCCACCTGAGCTCGTTCCAGGCGTTGCTGCTGTCCGTTGCCGGCCGGGTCGGTGGCGGCAATATCGCGGGTGTGGCAGTCGCCATCACCCTCGGTGGGCCCGGTGCCATATTCTGGATGTGGGTCGTGGGCCTGATGGGTATGGCCACCAGTTTCCTGGAGTGTACGCTTGCCCAGGCCTACAAGACGGCCGAGCCGGATGGTACTTATCGCGGCGGTCCTGCGTACTACATCTCACGCGGGCTGGGGCGGAACTGGAAGTGGCTGGCGGTTGTCTATTCATTTCTGCTGCTGGTGACCTTCGGATTCGGTTTCACCGCACTGCAGTCCTACTCCGTTGCGACGTCGTTTGAGGATGCTTTCGGGGTTCCCGTGATCTACACCGGAATCGCGATGGCGATTGCTGTCGGGGTCATCATATTTGGCGGTGTCAAACGCATCGCCCGAACGGCTGAGGTACTGGTGCCCGTTATGGCATTTGGCTATCTGGCGATCGCGGTGGTGGTGCTGGCGATGAATCTCGAGCAAGTGCCGACCATGCTGGCGCTGATCGTCAAGAGTGCGTTCGGCCTTGAGCCTGCAGTTGGCGGTGGTATTGGCGCCGCCATACTGATGGGGGTGAAGCGGGGCCTGTTCTCGAACGAAGCAGGGCTTGGCAGCGCGCCAAATGTCGCCGCCGTAGCCTATGTGCCGCACCCGGTAAACCAGGGTGGCGTGCAGGCGCTCTCGGTGTTTATCGATACCCTTGTGCTGTGTACCTGCACCGCACTGATTATCCTGCTGGGTACCGCCTATGACCCGACTCTGGGTACCGATGTCGGCGGGGTGGCCCTTACCCAGGCATCACTGGCCACTCATGTCGGTGAATGGGGGCGCGAATTCGTCAGCATTGCATTAATGCTTTTCGGTTTCAGCACCATTATTTACAACTACTACCTGGGCGAGAACAGCCTCAACTTCTTTAGTGAAGGAAATCATATGCTGTTCAACGCCTTCCGCGTTGCAGTTATTGTCCTGTGTGGCTGGGGTGCGACGACGGATCTCAGTACTGTATTCGGATTTGCAGACGTGACGATGGGATTGCTGGCACTGGCGAACCTGCTTGCATTGATTATGTTGATGCGGCCTGGGCTGAGGATCCTGCGCGACTTTGACGATCAGGTTGAGGCCGGTATCCCGCGGCCAGTGTTCGATGCCGCCAACTTTGTGGATCTCAACATCGATGCGACCGCCTGGGAGATCGAACCTGAAGATCGTCAAGGGACCGGCCGGTTCGTTGCTGAAAGTGCCGCAGCGACACGATGA